From Actinomycetota bacterium, one genomic window encodes:
- a CDS encoding ABC transporter substrate-binding protein yields MTAGVTAFAVGAFALPAATAAPEQAASRDRGYAAGTVQQVAPGTMHSRVNGTFGRAGPVRGNFVPDRFFVRGGETFANGVLRATLRRGNGDLVGSVQRRITIPVRAGHVSDRGAAGAVALQQECDILNLVLGPLDLNLLGLEVHLNRVVLDIVAVRGAGNLLGNLLCAVAGLLDGTGVLNELRLSNLLNRILALLRV; encoded by the coding sequence GTGACAGCCGGTGTGACGGCCTTCGCGGTGGGCGCGTTCGCCCTGCCGGCGGCGACCGCGGCCCCGGAGCAGGCTGCCTCTCGGGACCGCGGCTACGCGGCCGGCACCGTGCAGCAGGTGGCACCCGGCACGATGCATTCCCGCGTCAACGGGACGTTCGGCAGGGCCGGGCCGGTGCGCGGGAACTTCGTGCCCGACCGGTTCTTCGTCAGGGGCGGCGAGACGTTCGCCAACGGGGTGCTGCGGGCGACCCTGCGTCGCGGCAACGGCGACCTGGTCGGTTCGGTGCAGCGCCGCATCACCATCCCGGTCCGGGCCGGCCACGTCAGCGACCGCGGGGCAGCCGGCGCTGTCGCGCTGCAGCAGGAATGCGACATCCTCAACCTGGTGCTCGGGCCGCTGGACCTGAACCTGCTGGGGCTGGAGGTCCACCTCAACCGCGTCGTTCTCGACATCGTCGCGGTCCGCGGCGCCGGCAACCTGCTGGGCAACCTGCTCTGCGCAGTGGCCGGGCTGCTCGACGGCACCGGCGTGCTCAACGAGCTCCGGCTGAGCAACCTGCTCAACCGCATCCTCGCCCTCCTGCGGGTCTGA